One window of the Magnolia sinica isolate HGM2019 chromosome 19, MsV1, whole genome shotgun sequence genome contains the following:
- the LOC131235228 gene encoding B3 domain-containing protein At2g36080-like → MDLDRKANISNPNSRMLVQFYGDDRHNGEYDHAAQLMGQQCDQNRESDCDEMEAMFEKPLTPSDVGKLNRLVIPKQHAERYFPLDGGSSESGEKGLQLSFEDEAGKMWRFRYSYWNSSQSYVLTKGWSRFVKEKQLDAGDIVFFHRNRPNGERLFIGWRRRDAPITQAMQMGSPAGAGIQWGPAFYHSHSPYPAHPAVCCIGGQRDGLLHAGIPAVGSSTTPVNSKRLRLFGVNLDCPTDGPEPDEPNGSCLSSRSGPHMSFSPLQFNGSS, encoded by the exons ATGGATCTCGACCGCAAAGCTAATATCTCCAACCCCAATAGCCGCATGCTCGTTCAATTCTACGGTGATGATCGCCATAATGGGGAATATGATCACGCGGCTCAGTTGATGGGCCAACAGTGTGATCAAAACAGAGAGAGTGATTGTGATGAGATGGAAGCCATGTTCGAGAAGCCGCTGACACCGAGCGATGTCGGGAAGCTGAATAGGCTAGTGATACCGAAGCAGCACGCCGAAAGGTACTTCCCTCTTGATGGCGGCAGCAGCGAGTCTGGGGAGAAGGGGCTGCAGCTGAGCTTTGAGGACGAGGCGGGGAAGATGTGGCGGTTCCGGTACTCGTATTGGAACAGCAGCCAGAGCTACGTGCTGACTAAAGGGTGGAGTCGGTTTGTCAAGGAGAAGCAGCTAGACGCCGGCGACATCGTCTTCTTCCACCGTAATCGGCCTAACGGGGAGAGGCTGTTCATCGGGTGGAGGCGGCGAGACGCGCCTATAACCCAGGCGATGCAGATGGGATCTCCGGCTGGGGCCGGAATCCAGTGGGGCCCAGCGTTCTATCATTCACACTCCCCTTATCCTGCGCACCCTGCTGTCTGCTGCATTGGAGGGCAACGTGATGGTCTACTTCATGCAGGCATA CCCGCGGTGGGAAGCTCTACCACGCCGGTGAACTCAAAGCGGCTGAGGCTATTCGGAGTCAACCTAGACTGCCCGACCGACGGACCCGAACCCGACGAGCCCAATGGCTCATGTTTGTCGAGtaggagtggaccccacatgagctTCTCCCCTCTCCAGTTCAACGGTTCCAGCTAA